In Pseudomonas fluorescens NCIMB 11764, a single window of DNA contains:
- a CDS encoding class I SAM-dependent methyltransferase codes for MRTQDGQLFFTPPNQADAYKELRDIHGEIHDIAGEYWNWPSVATLTRPSLARILNLNFLYDEMLPVAGSICEFGVHYGSSLATLLNLRAIKEPYNYSRHIFGFDTFSGFAGVDEKDGGMVKSGDFHIDDGYEKLLERLLLAQESLSPNNHLKKFSLIKGDASVTSKQWLEDNPHSIISMAIFDMDVYKPTKDVLEAIKPRLSKGSIVVFDELNCPHFPGETQALFEVFDMNTIEVKRSPFLPYTSYFRL; via the coding sequence ATGAGAACTCAAGACGGTCAGCTGTTTTTCACCCCTCCCAATCAGGCAGATGCTTATAAAGAACTGCGGGATATTCATGGCGAAATTCATGACATTGCAGGGGAATATTGGAATTGGCCTTCGGTTGCGACGCTGACCAGACCGTCACTGGCACGAATCCTGAACCTTAATTTTCTCTACGATGAAATGCTGCCAGTCGCAGGTTCAATCTGCGAGTTTGGCGTTCATTACGGCAGTAGCCTAGCAACGTTACTCAACCTTAGAGCCATCAAGGAACCCTACAACTACTCCCGGCACATTTTCGGGTTCGATACCTTCAGCGGGTTTGCCGGGGTTGACGAAAAAGATGGCGGAATGGTGAAGTCGGGTGACTTTCATATAGACGATGGCTACGAGAAACTATTAGAACGGCTTCTGCTGGCTCAAGAGTCATTAAGCCCTAATAATCACTTGAAGAAATTTTCCCTGATCAAGGGAGACGCTTCAGTGACTTCGAAACAATGGCTTGAAGATAATCCTCACTCAATCATATCAATGGCCATTTTTGATATGGATGTTTACAAACCGACAAAGGATGTTCTGGAAGCGATCAAGCCAAGATTGTCAAAAGGCTCGATCGTGGTATTTGATGAATTGAATTGCCCGCACTTTCCGGGCGAAACACAAGCCTTGTTTGAGGTGTTTGATATGAACACCATTGAAGTCAAGCGTTCGCCTTTCCTGCCGTACACATCCTATTTCCGCTTGTAA
- a CDS encoding MBL fold metallo-hydrolase has product MDIEFVNHASLLLKENESYFLTDPWYVSPAFGGWIQNPSPKTEVIEKLLSIPASKLNVIISHGHDDHLDDFFIRQHLADATFYVPKFKTNGLSKRIERLTGRYPVELTDEAYYVDGVELRCFINPEFTEYDSVVTVISETDAVVHANDNWHEYPAALTDALNKCLSVVPVENRYFFIQFGIADCFPVNYPSFDSQSANEMIESRFKSYQDATTANLKHLGLEKGYYYANQSLYQYPASWDNGSLYDMAQDFLRRHPGPFVQCAAGIDVKTSQPYDVSSDELFDFLLGRLEQFLNKAIGGPTPVKLMTSSNQYESGSVGYEASRQVWSRIFNAELTLEAIIIGGMGLIHRPDHNISSIHAKVSKLAYLIQSKFNSNGLNFLMESK; this is encoded by the coding sequence GTGGATATAGAATTTGTTAATCACGCCTCATTATTGCTGAAAGAGAACGAAAGTTATTTCCTTACTGATCCCTGGTATGTTTCACCTGCGTTCGGTGGCTGGATTCAAAACCCCTCGCCCAAGACTGAAGTGATTGAGAAGTTACTCTCTATCCCTGCGAGCAAGCTTAATGTCATTATCTCCCATGGTCACGACGATCACCTGGATGATTTTTTCATTCGCCAACACTTGGCGGACGCCACGTTCTATGTTCCGAAGTTCAAGACCAATGGACTGTCCAAGCGTATTGAGCGGCTCACAGGGCGTTACCCGGTCGAACTGACGGATGAAGCTTATTACGTCGATGGGGTAGAGTTGCGATGCTTCATCAATCCGGAATTTACCGAATATGATTCGGTGGTCACCGTTATTTCTGAAACGGACGCGGTCGTTCATGCAAATGACAACTGGCATGAATACCCTGCGGCCCTGACAGACGCACTTAATAAATGCTTGAGTGTTGTCCCTGTTGAAAATCGATACTTTTTTATTCAGTTTGGTATTGCGGACTGTTTTCCGGTTAATTACCCGTCCTTCGATAGTCAAAGCGCAAACGAGATGATCGAATCTCGCTTCAAGTCTTATCAGGATGCAACCACTGCAAACCTTAAACACCTGGGGCTTGAAAAAGGGTACTACTACGCGAACCAATCGCTGTATCAATATCCCGCTTCTTGGGACAACGGATCACTCTATGATATGGCGCAAGATTTTTTGCGCAGACATCCGGGGCCGTTCGTTCAATGTGCCGCAGGAATCGACGTAAAAACCAGCCAGCCTTATGACGTCTCAAGCGATGAGCTGTTTGATTTTCTGCTGGGGAGACTTGAGCAATTTTTAAATAAGGCAATTGGCGGTCCAACCCCGGTCAAGTTGATGACTTCTTCCAATCAATATGAAAGTGGTTCCGTCGGTTATGAAGCTTCGCGACAGGTGTGGTCGCGGATATTTAATGCCGAGCTGACGCTGGAAGCCATTATCATTGGCGGCATGGGGCTTATACACCGGCCGGATCACAATATATCGAGCATCCACGCCAAGGTTTCCAAGCTGGCCTATCTGATTCAAAGCAAATTCAATTCGAACGGTCTTAACTTTTTAATGGAAAGCAAATGA
- a CDS encoding alpha/beta hydrolase gives MALHPDIEGFLELAEFGRLTGKSLPMHELSPTDARQQFEQTSQLLDAAPMGALTVTAVSIPARDGHLLNARLYARPSLGTQERPVLLYFHGGGYVVGSLDSHDTLCRRLALAGGFAVLSADYRLAPEHRFPTAYHDAEDVTRWLATTGASALGLDATRIALAGDSVGGSLVASLSIAIAQNPQAWPLTPRLQALLYPVIDAVEKRPSLARFAEGYLLEATTLEWFYQQYQRNADDRRDWRFSPLFAETLQGLTPTVLWLAEYDPLLDEGLAWAEKLRAAGQPVVLDVKAGMTHDFARMGEMVQEVPGMLEQLAGQITESLG, from the coding sequence ATGGCACTGCACCCGGACATCGAAGGGTTTCTTGAACTGGCCGAGTTCGGCCGCCTCACCGGAAAAAGCCTGCCCATGCACGAGCTGAGTCCGACCGACGCGCGCCAGCAGTTCGAGCAAACCTCGCAGCTGCTCGATGCTGCACCGATGGGCGCGCTGACCGTGACTGCGGTGAGCATTCCGGCCCGCGACGGCCATCTGCTCAACGCGCGCCTCTACGCTCGCCCGTCGCTGGGTACTCAAGAGCGCCCGGTGCTGCTGTATTTCCATGGCGGCGGATACGTGGTCGGCAGCCTCGATTCCCATGACACCCTGTGCCGGCGCCTGGCATTGGCGGGTGGTTTTGCAGTGCTGTCGGCGGATTATCGACTGGCCCCGGAACACCGTTTCCCTACCGCTTACCACGATGCCGAGGACGTGACACGCTGGCTTGCGACTACCGGCGCCAGTGCTTTGGGGCTGGACGCCACGCGCATCGCATTGGCGGGGGACAGCGTCGGTGGCAGCCTGGTGGCCTCATTGTCGATCGCCATCGCGCAGAATCCACAAGCCTGGCCGCTGACGCCACGGCTGCAAGCGTTGTTGTACCCGGTGATCGACGCCGTGGAAAAACGCCCGTCCCTCGCACGTTTTGCCGAAGGCTATCTGCTGGAAGCAACCACGCTGGAATGGTTCTACCAGCAGTATCAACGCAACGCCGATGATCGCCGCGACTGGCGCTTTTCACCGTTGTTTGCCGAGACCTTGCAAGGTCTGACGCCGACGGTGTTGTGGCTGGCCGAATACGACCCGCTGCTCGACGAAGGCCTGGCCTGGGCCGAAAAATTGCGTGCGGCGGGGCAGCCTGTGGTGCTGGACGTGAAGGCGGGAATGACCCATGACTTTGCGCGGATGGGGGAGATGGTTCAGGAAGTGCCGGGGATGCTGGAGCAACTGGCGGGGCAGATTACTGAAAGTCTGGGTTGA
- a CDS encoding DUF6124 family protein codes for MPKVTPNPPETDPASPKENLDSPTAPTPDFQPSIADIKPTPRTLSTMFIVNPEFDIETLLGYACESLASAEVMANDLADHMTGSSRNSLLGISQVIMLAELTVNRALDHLDPIEDTH; via the coding sequence ATGCCCAAGGTCACACCAAACCCGCCGGAAACCGATCCGGCCTCCCCCAAAGAAAACCTCGACTCACCCACCGCCCCCACTCCTGATTTCCAACCCTCAATCGCCGACATCAAACCCACCCCGCGCACACTCAGCACAATGTTCATCGTCAATCCGGAATTCGATATCGAAACCCTGCTGGGTTATGCGTGTGAATCGCTGGCCTCGGCCGAGGTGATGGCCAATGATCTGGCTGATCATATGACGGGGTCGTCGCGCAATTCACTGCTGGGCATTTCGCAGGTGATCATGCTGGCGGAGTTGACGGTGAATCGGGCATTGGACCATCTGGATCCGATAGAGGACACGCATTAG
- a CDS encoding GNAT family N-acetyltransferase, producing the protein MDCLIRIATSEDATAISQVILRLLTQRRVYVATIGHHIVATASLDHGVVRSVFVDPTQQGKGIGRQLMTMIRSSALSDGVSLLRVPSSITAEGFYASLGFRKVRDEFHGAERTIIMELKLGK; encoded by the coding sequence ATGGACTGCCTGATCCGAATCGCCACAAGTGAAGATGCAACCGCCATCAGCCAAGTCATCCTTCGCTTGCTGACTCAACGTCGTGTCTACGTCGCGACGATCGGCCATCATATTGTTGCAACCGCCAGCCTTGATCATGGCGTGGTCAGAAGCGTATTCGTCGACCCGACCCAACAAGGGAAGGGCATAGGACGGCAGTTGATGACGATGATTCGGTCAAGTGCCCTCAGCGATGGGGTCAGTCTGTTGCGGGTCCCTTCCTCAATCACGGCAGAAGGCTTTTACGCATCACTTGGCTTCAGAAAAGTCCGAGATGAATTTCACGGAGCGGAACGCACGATCATCATGGAGCTGAAGTTGGGGAAATAG
- a CDS encoding TonB-dependent siderophore receptor yields the protein MQSPTLSRAPLAMAIASQKKFRTVVPGALLTLLLLGTSEVQAAPVNVNVPSQSLASALQQLGQQTDLQILYSQDMVNGLKSTAVSGNLEPEQALNTLLLGSGITFQLTGNTVSLVPIAGNSSALQLGATAISGVAPGPTTEGTHSYTSDEVSIGKGNIKLKDIPQSVSVVTRQRMDDQNMNSLQDAMRQVTGVTIKTYNSGSSLNDVYMRGFLVDQVQVDGVSQPTGQGDMGTSFDLAMYDRVEVLRGPSGLYQGAGEPGGTINVVRKRALNKFALGGELGAGSYDHYRSMVDVTGPLNDQGTVRGRFITAYENNKSFVDSAQNERPMVYGRLEFDLDPSTTLSVGGAYQQNHSTPAFGLPAFADGKLLDVSRSTFVDAKWNTLNEKVWESFAEVDHALDNGGQFKTTVTYRDAETPQRNFTWADGTVDPATGDSSAVAYDYYTHIKTIGVDSFVTTPFEFADRQHEFTVGAEYQHLDKDFEYGGGEYFPINVYNPGSIDIPKNDYERVNGNWSKSDQYGLYTRAKFNVTDWLDVIGGSRVTWYESDAKNANAFFNNFGEAHTSINRKVVPYGAIIAKLTPELSAYASYTGVFKPQSELGSDNTPIGPRKGKQYEIGLKREFYDGRLNASIAMFRIYDENRAEFNADTGGNEAQGKARSQGWETELSGNLTDNWSIVTGYAFTSTKLVKSDDATEGNTFSTITPKHNFNLWTKYDFTDGALKDFSVGGGVRVVSKTWYQRDVRFEQSGYGIATAQVGYKFNENLSATLTGNNLFDRKYYDRVDGSWGTNFYGDPRNLTLTLRAQY from the coding sequence ATGCAAAGCCCTACCCTGTCCCGCGCGCCGTTGGCAATGGCCATCGCGTCGCAAAAGAAATTCCGAACAGTCGTACCGGGTGCGTTGCTGACCCTGTTGCTGCTGGGCACGTCTGAAGTCCAGGCAGCGCCGGTGAACGTCAACGTTCCTTCGCAGTCGCTGGCCAGCGCCCTGCAGCAACTGGGTCAACAGACCGACCTGCAAATCCTGTACAGCCAGGACATGGTCAACGGCCTCAAATCGACAGCGGTCTCCGGCAATCTGGAGCCGGAACAGGCATTGAACACATTGCTGCTGGGGAGCGGCATTACGTTTCAACTGACTGGCAACACTGTCTCGCTGGTTCCAATTGCGGGAAACTCCAGCGCGCTGCAACTGGGCGCGACCGCGATTTCCGGCGTGGCACCGGGGCCGACGACTGAAGGCACGCATTCCTACACGTCCGATGAAGTCAGCATCGGCAAGGGCAATATCAAGCTCAAGGACATTCCGCAGTCGGTGTCCGTCGTCACGCGCCAGCGCATGGACGACCAGAACATGAACAGCCTGCAAGACGCGATGCGCCAGGTCACCGGTGTCACCATCAAGACGTACAACTCCGGTTCCAGCCTGAACGACGTCTACATGCGCGGCTTCCTCGTCGACCAGGTGCAGGTTGACGGCGTGTCGCAACCGACCGGCCAGGGCGACATGGGCACCAGCTTCGACCTCGCCATGTACGACCGCGTCGAAGTGCTGCGTGGCCCATCGGGCCTGTATCAAGGCGCTGGCGAACCCGGCGGCACCATCAACGTGGTGCGCAAGCGCGCCCTGAACAAATTCGCCCTCGGCGGCGAACTGGGCGCAGGTTCCTATGACCACTACCGCTCCATGGTGGACGTCACCGGCCCGTTGAACGATCAGGGCACCGTGCGCGGTCGCTTCATCACCGCTTACGAGAACAACAAATCCTTCGTCGACTCCGCCCAGAACGAACGCCCGATGGTCTATGGTCGCCTGGAATTCGACCTCGACCCGTCCACTACCCTGTCGGTCGGCGGCGCCTACCAGCAAAACCACTCCACGCCAGCGTTCGGTTTGCCAGCCTTTGCCGACGGCAAGTTGCTGGACGTGTCGCGCTCGACCTTCGTCGATGCCAAGTGGAACACCCTGAACGAGAAAGTCTGGGAATCCTTCGCCGAGGTCGATCACGCGCTGGACAACGGCGGTCAGTTCAAGACCACCGTCACCTACCGCGACGCTGAAACGCCGCAGCGAAACTTCACCTGGGCCGACGGTACGGTCGATCCGGCTACGGGTGATAGCTCGGCCGTGGCGTACGACTACTACACCCACATCAAGACCATCGGCGTCGACAGCTTCGTGACCACGCCATTCGAGTTTGCTGATCGCCAGCACGAGTTCACCGTGGGCGCCGAGTATCAGCACTTGGACAAAGACTTCGAATACGGTGGCGGCGAGTACTTCCCGATCAACGTCTACAACCCGGGCAGTATCGATATTCCCAAGAACGACTATGAGCGGGTCAACGGTAACTGGTCCAAATCCGACCAGTACGGCCTCTACACCCGCGCCAAGTTCAACGTCACCGACTGGCTCGACGTGATCGGTGGCAGCCGCGTGACCTGGTACGAAAGCGACGCCAAGAACGCCAACGCCTTCTTCAACAATTTCGGCGAGGCCCACACCAGCATCAACCGCAAGGTCGTGCCGTACGGCGCCATCATCGCCAAGCTGACCCCGGAACTGTCGGCCTACGCCAGCTACACCGGTGTGTTCAAGCCACAAAGCGAACTCGGCAGCGACAACACGCCCATCGGACCGCGCAAAGGCAAGCAATATGAAATCGGCCTCAAGCGCGAATTCTACGACGGCCGCCTGAACGCCAGCATCGCGATGTTCCGCATCTACGATGAAAACCGCGCCGAGTTCAACGCCGATACAGGTGGAAACGAAGCACAAGGCAAGGCACGCAGCCAGGGCTGGGAAACCGAGTTGAGCGGTAACCTGACCGACAACTGGAGCATCGTCACCGGCTACGCCTTCACCAGCACCAAATTGGTGAAATCTGACGACGCCACCGAAGGCAACACCTTCAGCACCATCACGCCTAAACACAACTTCAACCTGTGGACCAAATACGACTTCACCGATGGCGCGCTCAAAGACTTCAGCGTCGGCGGCGGCGTGCGCGTGGTCAGCAAGACCTGGTACCAGCGTGATGTGCGCTTCGAACAAAGCGGCTACGGCATCGCCACCGCGCAGGTGGGCTACAAGTTCAACGAGAACCTGTCGGCGACACTGACTGGCAACAACCTGTTTGATCGCAAGTACTATGATCGCGTGGATGGGTCGTGGGGGACTAACTTCTATGGGGATCCGCGGAATTTGACGTTGACGTTGCGGGCTCAGTACTGA